The Drosophila biarmipes strain raj3 chromosome 2L, RU_DBia_V1.1, whole genome shotgun sequence genome has a window encoding:
- the LOC122818853 gene encoding lysosomal alpha-mannosidase-like produces MVNIHLVPHSHNDVGWLKTVDQSYYGYKNKIHHAGVQYILDNVVAQLLQDSKRRFIQVETAFFAKWWNDQSEAIRMVVRKLVNEGRLEFTGGAWSMNDEADVNYQGVIDQFTVGLKFLSETFGACARPRVGWQIDTFGHSREQAAIFAHMGYDGQFFSRMDHNDKDTRMSNSTMEMIWKASESMSGVNLFSGMLYNFYSDTPGFCFDILCTDEPIIDSDSEENNVKDRVDDFIAYARNMSEVYTTNHIMVPMGGDFQYEDAKVNYKNMDKLIKYINERQASGSNYNIFYSTPSCYLNSLHQSKQSWPTKTQDFFPYAHEKNSFWTGFFTSRPTQKRFERDGNHMLQVAKQLSVFANLKSEQHNTNLDYLRQAMGVMQHHDAITGTEKQAVSDDYDRMLYDAITGASKNARDALRILTDLPKGEFESCLRLNISECAFTKNGADNIVVTVYNPLAHSSNQYVRIPVTEEDYEVTDAKGKAVPSEVVPVANQVLALEYRPNDTQHELVFKATVNKIASYHIRKLEGAPKLRIKKIAQRENDSSETVVENSLVKLVIDNNTGRLKSVEMNGVSEHIVQNFGVYKTHTSCAYTFRQDGNIEVFEDDFEFTVYEGTLVKEVHQRVNDWISQVIRIYEDVNRVEFEWLVGPIPVDDNLGSEVVTNFRSQISSKGVFYTDSNGRELMKREKDKREDFVSDLSRQPVSGNFYPVTSRIALQDDSKRLVLLNDRSQGGASLEDGALEMLIHRRHLFNDGGGVGEALNETQFGKGLIARGKLYLLLDSVEDGDTVRERKAEKELFLPFWKFFSRASEIGQHTSITIPDFSDLPQSIHLLTLESFTENEILLRFENFLDKSEGTVISFNVRDIFDSLGGSAIRETTMDGNMSLDDMKRFKFHAQEPGNSPSAAEFSTAQHKSLEADKSDDTSRFIVTLYPMQIRTFIIKTN; encoded by the exons ATGGTTAACATCCACTTGGTGCCTCACTCCCACAACGACGTGGGTTGGCTTAAGACTGTTGATCAGTCGTACTATGGTTACAAGAACAAAATTCACCATGCAGGAGTGCAATACATATTGGATAATGTTGTGGCTCAACTACTCCAAGATTCCAAACGTCGCTTTATTCAGGTGGAGACAGCCTTCTTCGCAAAGTGGTGGAATGACCAGTCTGAAGCAATCAGAATGGTGGTAAGAAAATTGGTCAATGAAGGACGTTTGGAGTTCACCGGGGGTGCTTGGAGTATGAACGATGAGGCCGATGTCAACTATCAGGGGGTGATTGATCAATTTACTGTGGGATTGAA GTTCCTGAGCGAGACTTTCGGCGCCTGTGCTCGTCCCCGAGTTGGCTGGCAGATCGATACTTTTGGACACTCACGGGAGCAAGCTGCCATCTTCGCCCACATGGGGTACGACGGCCAATTTTTTTCCCGAATGGATCATAATGACAAGGACACCCGAATGAGTAACTCGACAATGGAGATGATTTGGAAAGCCAGTGAATCGATGAGTGGAGTCAATCTCTTCAGTGGCATGTTGTACAATTTCTACTCCGACACTCCTGGCTTCTGCTTCGATATACTTTGCACTGATGAGCCGATTATCGATAGCGATAGCGAAGAAAACAATGTAAAAGACAGGGTAGATGACTTCATTGCCTACGCAAGAAATATGTCAGAGGTTTACACTACTAACCACATCATGGTTCCCATGGGGGGAGATTTCCAGTATGAGGACGCTAAAGTCAACTACAAGAATATGGACAAGTTGATCAA GTACATAAACGAACGCCAGGCATCTGGATCCAACTACAACATATTTTACTCCACCCCGAGCTGCTATCTGAATTCCCTGCACCAAAGCAAGCAGTCCTGGCCAACCAAAACTCAAGACTTCTTCCCATATGCCCATGAGAAGAACAGTTTCTGGACAGGCTTCTTTACCTCGCGACCCACCCAGAAACGATTTGAGCGGGATGGGAATCACATGTTGCAGGTGGCCAAGCAGTTATCTGTATTTGCGAACCTTAAAAGTGAACAGCACAACACCAATTTGGACTACTTGCGACAGGCTATGGGAGTAATGCAACATCATGATGCCATCACGGGCACTGAGAAACAGGCTGTCTCGGATGACTACGATCGAATGTTGTACGACGCCATAACAGGAGCCTCTAAGAATGCCCGCGATGCTCTGCGGATTCTCACGGACTTGCCTAAAGGAGAGTTCGAAAGTTGCCTAAGATTGAACATCAGTGAGTGTGCCTTTACCAAGAATGGAGCCGACAACATTGTCGTGACTGTGTACAACCCACTGGCTCATAGCTCCAATCAGTATGTTCGCATACCCGTGACGGAGGAGGACTACGAAGTCACTGATGCAAAGGGCAAAGCTGTTCCTTCTGAAGTCGTTCCAGTGGCAAACCAGGTATTGGCCTTGGAATACCGACCCAATGACACTCAGCACGAGCTAGTTTTCAAGGCAACAGTGAATAAAATAGCCAGTTACCATATCAGAAAGCTTGAGGGCGCTCCAAAACTCCGCATAAAGAAGATTGCCCAGCGAGAAAATGATAGCTCCGAGACTGTAGTTGAAAATTCA CTAGTCAAACTGGTAATTGACAACAACACAGGACGCTTAAAGTCGGTTGAGATGAACGGTGTGTCTGAGCACATTGTGCAGAACTTTGGCGTCTACAAGACCCACACGTCTTGTGCATATACATTCCGCCAAGATGGGAATATTGAAGTTTTTGAGGATGACTTCGAATTCACAGTTTACGAAGGCACGTTGGTCAAGGAAGTCCACCAGCGGGTAAACGATTGGATCTCGCAAGTGATCCGCATTTACGAGGATGTCAATCGGGTGGAATTTGAATGGTTGGTGGGGCCAATTCCTGTCGACGATAATCTGGGCAGCGAGGTTGTCACGAACTTTAGGAGTCAGATTTCATCAAAAGGAGTGTTCTACACCGATTCCAATGGCCGTGAGTTAATGAAACGCGAGAAGGATAAGCGTGAAGACTTTGTTTCCGATTTGAGTCGTCAACCTGTGAGCGGTAACTTCTATCCAGTCACGTCCCGAATTGCTTTACAAGATGACAGCAAGCGATTGGTTCTCCTAAATGATCGTTCCCAGGGAGGAGCCAGTTTGGAGGATGGCGCCTTGGAGATGCTAATTCATCGCCGCCATCTTTTCAACGATGGTGGTGGTGTGGGCGAAGCTCTGAATGAGACTCAGTTTGGCAAAGGGCTGATTGCCCGAGGAAAGTTATACCTGTTACTTGATTCTGTGGAAGATGGAGACACTGTTAGGGAACGAAAGGCAGAAAAAGAGCTTTTCCTTCCGTTCTGGAAGTTCTTCAGTAGGGCTAGTGAAATCGGACAGCATACGAGCATAACCATTCCTGACTTCAGTGACCTTCCCCAGTCGATACATCTCCTCACCTTAGAGTCCTTTACTGAGAATGAAATTTTACTACGATTCGAAAATTTCTTAGACAAATCTGAGGGAACAGTGATAAGCTTCAACGTGCGTGATATATTCGACAGCCTGGGTGGCTCGGCGATTAGGGAAACTACCATGGATGGAAACATGTCACTGGACGACATGAAGCGATTCAAGTTCCATGCCCAAGAACCCGGAAATAGTCCATCAGCCGCGGAATTCTCAACGGCTCAGCATAAATCACTTGAAGCTGACAAGTCGGATGACACTTCACGGTTTATTGTCACATTATACCCTATGCAAATTCgcacatttattattaaaacgaATTAA
- the LOC108036697 gene encoding LOW QUALITY PROTEIN: lysosomal alpha-mannosidase (The sequence of the model RefSeq protein was modified relative to this genomic sequence to represent the inferred CDS: deleted 1 base in 1 codon), with translation MINIHLVPHSHDDLGWLKTVDQYYYGNKHNIQHAGVQYIFDTVIAELSKDSRRRFIQVETGFFAKWWDDQSETKKQLVKKLVNEGRLEFTGGAWSMNDEAAVNYQSVIDQFAVGLKFLNDNFGVCGRPRVGWQIDAFGHSREQASMFAQMGFDGQFFARMDQNDKNKRVDNLGLEMIWDASETLEELDFFTGMLYNHYSAPPGFCFDSLCQDDPIIDGKSYDNNVESKVDDFIKYASNLAGYYRSDHIMVPMGDDFQYENAYMNYKNMDKLIKYVNERQASGSKYNVIYSTAGCYLNYLHKSLQSWPNKTQDFLPHSHEAKSFWTGFFTSRPTVKRFERDGNHMLQVAKQLSVLADLSSDRQTKDLDYLRQIMGVMQHHDAITGTEKQEVSNDYDRLLYDAILGGANTARDALRLLTNQPEGEFESCLKLNISECAFTKESADNLVVTLYNPLAHISTQYVRVPVKEDNYQVTDEKGRVVASELVPVPWQVLALEFRSNDTQHELVFKAAVNKIANFYIKKVDEELKTNNILPTQAKSDTKEGEMPSRFKKVHTLKTNAETRDDGETVVQNSLIKLVIDNHTGHLKTVEMNGVSENIEQTFGMYKTARSCHYIFRQDADLEALEDPFEFTVYEGESVKEVHQQVNEWISQVIRIYEGVNRVELEWLVGPVPVDDELGKEIVTIFMSGISSNGVFYTDSNGREMIRREKDKREDFSPDLSEQPVSGNYYPVTSRMALQDASRRMVLLNDRSQGGASLENGRLEMMLHRRHLFADGSGAAEAINEQQFGKGLIARGKLYLYYMVPMGDDFQYENAYMNYKNMDKLIKYVNERQASGSKYNVIYSTAGCYLNYLHKSLQSWPNKTQDFLPHSHEAKSFWTGFFTSRPTVKRFERDGNHMLQVAKQLSVLADLSSDRQTKDLDYLRQIMGVMQHHDAITGTEKQEVSNDYDRLLYDAILGGANTARDALRLLTNQPEGEFESCLKLNISECAFTKESADNLVVTLYNPLAHISTQYVRVPVKEDNYQVTDEKGRVVASELVPVPWQVLALEFRSNDTQHELVFKAAVNKIANFYIKKVDEELKTNNILPTQAKSDTKEGEMPSRFKKVHTLKTNAETRDDGETVVQNSLIKLVIDNHTGHLKTVEMNGVSENIEQTFGMYKTARSCHYIFRQDADLEALEDPFEFTVYEGESVKEVHQQVNEWISQVIRIYEGVNRVELEWLVGPVPVDDELGKEIVTIFMSGISSNGVFYTDSNGREMIRREKDKREDFSPDLSEQPVSGNYYPVTSRMALQDASRRMVLLNDRSQGGASLENGRLEMMLHRRHLFADGSGAAEAINEQQFGKGLIARGKLYLYLDAVEDGATAFERVAEKEIHLPFWKFFSKGSTSLREATKSLPDFNDLPKSVHLLTLEPYSKNEVLLRLENFLDQTEGNVVSFNIRQIFDDLGGLEIRETTLDGNLPLSDMRRLKFHHDGSGRSPSAPEYFIALHSPLASNKSQDASEFSVTLKPMQIRTFIIKKEKA, from the exons ATGATCAATATCCACTTGGTGCCCCACTCTCATGACGATCTGGGCTGGCTAAAAACGGTCGATCAGTACTATTACGGCAACAAACACAACATTCAGCATGCCGGAGTCCAATATATTTTCGATACTGTGATTGCGGAACTCAGCAAGGACTCCCGTCGCCGATTCATTCAAGTGGAGACAGGTTTCTTCGCCAAGTGGTGGGACGATCAGTCGGAAACTAAGAAGCAACTAGTCAAAAAGTTGGTGAACGAGGGACGTCTCGAGTTCACTGGTGGTGCCTGGAGCATGAACGATGAAGCCGCCGTCAATTACCAGAGCGTGATCGATCAGTTCGCCGTTGGATTGAA GTTCCTGAATGACAACTTTGGGGTTTGCGGGCGTCCCCGCGTCGGCTGGCAGATCGATGCCTTTGGCCACTCCAGGGAGCAGGCCTCGATGTTCGCCCAAATGGGTTTCGACGGCCAGTTCTTTGCCCGCATGGATCAGAATGACAAGAACAAGAGGGTGGATAACCTCGGCCTTGAAATGATTTGGGATGCTAGCGAAACCCTGGAGGAACTAGATTTCTTCACTGGCATGCTCTACAATCACTATTCAGCGCCTCCTGGCTTCTGCTTTGACTCCCTCTGCCAAGATGATCCTATAATTGATGGAAAAAGCTATGACAACAATGTCGAGTCCAAGGTGGatgatttcattaaatatgCATCTAATCTGGCTGGCTATTATCGCTCCGATCACATAATGGTGCCCATGGGCGATGATTTCCAGTACGAAAATGCCTATATGAACTACAAGAACATGGACAAACTGATCAA GTACGTTAACGAACGCCAGGCAAGTGGCTCCAAGTACAATGTGATCTATTCAACCGCAGGATGCTATTTGAATTACCTGCACAAGAGTCTTCAAAGCTGGCCAAACAAGACCCAGGACTTCCTGCCCCATTCCCACGAGGCTAAAAGCTTTTGGACTGGTTTCTTCACCTCTCGGCCCACCGTGAAGCGATTTGAACGCGATGGAAATCACATGTTGCAGGTGGCCAAGCAATTGAGTGTGCTTGCGGATCTTTCAAGCGACAGGCAGACTAAAGACTTGGACTACCTGCGTCAGATAATGGGAGTAATGCAGCATCATGATGCCATCACAGGCACCGAGAAGCAGGAAGTGTCCAATGACTACGATCGCCTTCTGTATGACGCCATATTGGGAGGCGCCAATACCGCCCGCGATGCCCTTCGGCTGCTCACCAATCAGCCAGAAGGAGAATTTGAAAGTTGCCTGAAACTCAATATAAGCGAGTGCGCCTTTACCAAAGAAAGTGCTGATAATTTGGTCGTGACCTTGTACAATCCATTGGCACACATTTCCACGCAGTACGTACGAGTTCCGGTGAAGGAGGATAACTACCAAGTTACTGATGAGAAGGGTCGTGTGGTGGCTTCTGAATTGGTCCCGGTTCCCTGGCAGGTCCTGGCCCTAGAATTTCGAAGCAATGATACTCAGCATGAGCTGGTCTTCAAGGCAGCAGTAAACAAAATTGCTAACTTTTACATTAAGAAGGTCGATGAAGAACTAAAAACGAATAACATTCTGCCAACTCAAGCTAAATCGGATACCAAAGAAGGAGAAATGCCTTCGCGTTTTAAGAAGGTGCACACTCTGAAAACTAATGCGGAGACCCGTGATGATGGAGAGACCGTTGTCCAGAATTCG CTTATAAAACTGGTGATCGACAACCACACAGGCCATTTGAAGACCGTTGAAATGAACGGAGTTTCCGAAAACATTGAACAGACTTTTGGAATGTACAAGACAGCCCGGTCTTGTCATTACATTTTCCGCCAGGATGCAGATTTGGAAGCTCTGGAAGACCCATTTGAGTTCACTGTTTACGAAGGTGAATCCGTCAAGGAAGTCCATCAGCAGGTGAACGAGTGGATTTCGCAAGTGATCCGCATCTACGAGGGTGTAAACCGAGTGGAGTTGGAATGGCTTGTGGGTCCTGTTCCGGTCGACGATGAGCTGGGCAAGGAGATAGTTACGATCTTTATGAGTGGAATCTCCTCAAATGGAGTCTTCTACACCGATTCGAATGGTCGTGAAATGATCCGGAGAGAGAAGGACAAGCGGGAGGACTTCAGTCCCGACTTGAGTGAGCAACCCGTGAGCGGAAACTACTATCCAGTCACCTCCAGAATGGCTCTGCAGGATGCGAGCAGGCGAATGGTTCTGCTCAATGATCGATCTCAGGGAGGAGCTAGCTTGGAGAATGGTCGTTTGGAGATGATGCTGCATCGCCGCCACCTTTTCGCAGATGGCTCAGGCGCAGCGGAGGCCATCAATGAACAACAGTTTGGAAAAGGATTGATTGCTCGCGGAAAACTGTACCTTTAT TACATGGTACCCATGGGCGATGATTTCCAGTACGAAAATGCCTATATGAACTACAAGAACATGGACAAACTGATCAA GTACGTTAACGAACGCCAGGCAAGTGGCTCCAAGTACAATGTGATCTATTCAACCGCAGGATGCTATTTGAATTACCTGCACAAGAGTCTTCAAAGCTGGCCAAACAAGACCCAGGACTTCCTGCCCCATTCCCACGAGGCTAAAAGCTTTTGGACTGGTTTCTTCACCTCTCGGCCCACCGTGAAGCGATTTGAACGCGATGGAAATCACATGTTGCAGGTGGCCAAGCAATTGAGTGTGCTTGCGGATCTTTCAAGCGACAGGCAGACTAAAGACTTGGACTACCTGCGTCAGATAATGGGAGTAATGCAGCATCATGATGCCATCACAGGCACCGAGAAGCAGGAAGTGTCCAATGACTACGATCGCCTTCTGTATGACGCCATATTGGGAGGCGCCAATACCGCCCGCGATGCCCTTCGGCTGCTCACCAATCAGCCAGAAGGAGAATTTGAAAGTTGCCTGAAACTCAATATAAGCGAGTGCGCCTTTACCAAAGAAAGTGCTGATAATTTGGTCGTGACCTTGTACAATCCATTGGCACACATTTCCACGCAGTACGTACGAGTTCCGGTGAAGGAGGATAACTACCAAGTTACTGATGAGAAGGGTCGTGTGGTGGCTTCTGAATTGGTCCCGGTTCCCTGGCAGGTCCTGGCCCTAGAATTTCGAAGCAATGATACTCAGCATGAGCTGGTCTTCAAGGCAGCAGTAAACAAAATTGCTAACTTTTACATTAAGAAGGTCGATGAAGAACTAAAAACGAATAACATTCTGCCAACTCAAGCTAAATCGGATACCAAAGAAGGAGAAATGCCTTCGCGTTTTAAGAAGGTGCACACTCTGAAAACTAATGCGGAGACCCGTGATGATGGAGAGACCGTTGTCCAGAATTCG CTTATAAAACTGGTGATCGACAACCACACAGGCCATTTGAAGACCGTTGAAATGAACGGAGTTTCCGAAAACATTGAACAGACTTTTGGAATGTACAAGACAGCCCGGTCTTGTCATTACATTTTCCGCCAGGATGCAGATTTGGAAGCTCTGGAAGACCCATTTGAGTTCACTGTTTACGAAGGTGAATCCGTCAAGGAAGTCCATCAGCAGGTGAACGAGTGGATTTCGCAAGTGATCCGCATCTACGAGGGTGTAAACCGAGTGGAGTTGGAATGGCTTGTGGGTCCTGTTCCGGTCGACGATGAGCTGGGCAAGGAGATAGTTACGATCTTTATGAGTGGAATCTCCTCAAATGGAGTCTTCTACACCGATTCGAATGGTCGTGAAATGATCCGGAGAGAGAAGGACAAGCGGGAGGACTTCAGTCCCGACTTGAGTGAGCAACCCGTGAGCGGAAACTACTATCCAGTCACCTCCAGAATGGCTCTGCAGGATGCGAGCAGGCGAATGGTTCTGCTCAATGATCGATCTCAGGGAGGAGCTAGCTTGGAGAATGGTCGTTTGGAGATGATGCTGCATCGCCGCCACCTTTTCGCAGATGGCTCAGGCGCAGCGGAGGCCATCAATGAACAACAGTTTGGAAAAGGATTGATTGCTCGCGGAAAACTGTACCTTTATCTCGACGCTGTTGAAGATGGAGCCACTGCATTCGAGCGAGTGGCTGAGAAAGAGATTCACCTGCCTTTCTGGAAGTTCTTCAGCAAAGGCAGTACGAGCCTACGCGAAGCTACGAAGTCGCTGCCCGACTTCAATGATTTGCCCAAGTCAGTCCACTTACTTACCCTGGAGCCTTACTCCAAGAATGAAGTTCTGCTGCGATTGGAGAACTTTTTGGACCAAACAGAGGGCAATGTGGTTAGCTTCAACATTCGCCAGATCTTCGATGATCTTGGTGGGCTGGAGATTCGGGAAACCACCTTGGATGGCAATCTTCCACTCAGCGATATGAGGCGCTTAAAGTTCCACCACGATGGGTCTGGTCGTAGTCCCTCAGCCCCTGAATATTTCATCGCTCTGCATAGCCCCTTGGCATCCAACAAATCCCAGGACGCCTCAGAATTCAGCGTCACATTAAAACCTATGCAAATCCGCACATTTATTATCAAGAAGGAGAAAGCTTAA